The sequence CGCCACCCTTCCGGGCGATCTCTTCGTAGCTGGAGCCACGGAGCCTTGCCTCAAACTCGTCCAGGCGAGATCCCGCGAACACAGGGTGCGCGTGGCTGTCGACAAGCCCAGGGGTGACGGTGCACCCAACGGCATCGATCACTACCGTCCTGGCGGTCAGTTCTACTCGGGCAGCCACTTCCTCCTGCGGACCGACAGCCAGAATCCGATCTCCCCCGCAGGCGATCACCGCTCCCCGCAACGTCTCCACCGCTCGCCACGCGTACTCTGGTTTGCTCCCGCAGCGAGCCGTGACCACCTGTTCCGCGTTGCGGATGAGGAGAGTGGCGAACGGCCTCACGCTTCCTCCGCTGGCAGCATGGGGATATCCACACCGCGCTCGCGGGCCACCTGGATGGCGCGTTCGTAGCCGGCGTCGGCGTGACGGGCGATGCCAATACCGGGATCGTTCGTCAGAACGCGCTCCAATCGGCGGGCAGCCTCGTCGGTCCCGTCGGCCACGATCACCATCCCGGCGTGAATGGACAGACCGATGCCCACACCTCCCCCGTGGTGAACCGATACCCAGGATGCTCCGGAGGCCGTGTTCAGAAGGGCGTTGAGGATAGGCCAGTCAGCGATCGCATCGGAGCCGTCTTTCATTCCCTCCGTCTCCCGATTGGGAGAGGCCACCGAGCCCGTATCCAGGTGGTCCCGGCCGATGACAACGGGCGCTTTGAGCTCGCCCTTCGCCACGAGTTCGTTGAGCGCGAGGCCGAACCTGGCTCTCTCGCCGTAGCCAAGCCAGCAGATGCGTGCCGGCAAGCCCTGAAACTTCACCTTCTGCTGCGCCATCCGAATCCACCGCCGCAGAGCCTGATCCTCCGGGAAGAGCTCGAGCACCAGCTCGTCGGTCCGGTAAATATCCTCCGGATCCCCGGAGAGGGCGACCCAGCGGAACGGCCCCTTGCCTTCACAGAAGAGGGGCCGGATGTACTCGACCACAAAGCCTGGGATGTCGAATGCGTTCTCGACCCCGGCCTTCTTGGCCTGGCCGCGAAGATTGTTGCCGTAGTCGAAGGTGACGGCGCCGCGGGCCTTGAGCTCGAGCATGGCCCGCACGTGCACGGCCATGGAATGGTAGGCGCGCCGGATGTATTCCCTTGGGTCTTTCCTGCGGAGTTCGAGAGCTGCTTCGTAGGGCATGCCGTGCGGAACATAGCCGTTAAGCTCGTCGTGAGCGCTGGTCTGATCGGTGAGGACGTCGGGTACAACTCCCCGTCGCACCAGCTCAGGGAGGACGTCAGCTGTGTTGCCCACCAGTCCGACCGAAATGGCCTTCCCGTTGGTGCGCGCGTTGAGCACGATCTGGAGCGCTTCATCAAGTTCATCGCACAGCAGGTCGCAGTAGCCTGTGCGCACCCGCCGCTCGATGCGCGCCCGGTCCACCTCAATCCCGAGGAAGGCCGCCTCGTTCATCGTCGCGGCCAGGGGCTGGGCCCCACCCATCCCTCCAAGACCGCCCGACACAAGCAGCTTGCCCTTCAGGGAACCGCCGAAATGCCGCCTTGCGGCCGCTGCAAAGGTCTCGTACGTGCCCTGGAGGATCCCCTGCGTACCGATGTAGATCCAGCTGCCGGCCGTCATCTGACCGTACATAGTGAGACCCCGCTCCTCGAGGTCCCGGAACGTCTCGGGAGTCGCCCAGGCGGGCACAAGCATCGCATTGGAGATCAGAACGCGGGGCGCATAAGGGTGGGTCCGAAACACGCCGACGGGCTTCCCCGACTGGACGAGGAGGGTCTCGTCATTCTCCAGGCGCCGCAGCGTCCGCACGATGGCTTGGAAGCACTCCCAGTTCCGGGCCGCTTTGCCGGTACCGCCGTAGACGATCAGCTCCTGAGGTTTCTCGGCGACCTCGGGGTCCAGATTGTTCATCAACATGCGGAGGGCGGCTTCCTGATGCCAGCCCTTGCAGGTAAGCCGGTTGCCGCGCGGGGCCCGAACCGTAGGTGCTGCTTCCACGGCTTCTACGGCCATACGTCACCTCCCCGTGACCGAACCTTCGGCCTGACGCACAGCCCCCTCTAAGTTGCGGCACAAGTTAGAAAACCAGCCCCCAAATTCCAATGGAAATCCCTGGCCGCACGGCTGGCAGGACTCACACCCTTTCTCCACCCTCCCCGAGTCCCTCGAGGAAATGCCATCGGGTTACCTTGGCCACCACTCCACTCAGGAGGAGGAGGGCGACCAGGTTCGGAAAGGCCATAATAGCGTTGGCGGTGTCCCCTATGTACCAGACGATGTTCAGGTACTTGCCCGTCACCAGGGCCCCGAAAAACAGCAGAGCGATGTAGACCAGGCGATAGGCCATAGTGGATCGGACGCCCAGGAAGTATTCCACGCACTGCTCCCCGTAGTAGGCCCAGCCGATCAGGGTTGTGTAGCCGAACAGGAAGGAACAGAGCGCCACGATCCAGCCTCCGAAGCGTGGAATCACCGAATTGAAGGCTGTAGCCGTGAGGGCCGTGCTGCTGAGTCCGCCGTAGCTCAGATCCACACCGATGGCAGAAGCCAGCTCCCGGGCATGGGCAGGCAGGTGGGCGAGCTGATCGGCAGCCAGTACGGTTCCCTCCTTGAGAAGGGGCACCCCCGCCGCAGGCGTGAGCATCCATACCCCGGTGAGAACGATGGCCAGCGTCGTGAGCGTATTGACGACGATGGTATCGATGAAGACCCCGGTCATCGCGATCAGGCCGTTGTACGTTGGATCGGGAGAGCTGGCCGCCGCCTGAGCAATGGCAGCCGAGCCCAATCCCGCCTCGTTCGAAAGGACCCCGCGGCGGACGCCGAGGCTGATCGCTTGCTTCACGCCCGTCCCTATCAGCGCCCCGCCCACGGCCTGCACCGAGAACGCGGAGCGGATGATCAGGGCGAAGGCGTCGTCGATCGCCGTAAAGCGCGCCAAGATAATGACGGCTGCGCCTCCGAGGTAAAGAAGGATCATCGTGGGGACCAGCCTTTCCGCCACCGCGCCTATGCGCTTAATCCCCCCGATAATCACCAGCCCGACGAGAAAGGTGATCACCAGCGCGCTGATCAGGGTGGGCACCCCGAACTGGGATTTGAAGGCCAGAGCCATAGAGTTGGATTGCATCATGTTGCCCGTACCGAAGAGGGCTGTAAAGGCGCCACAAACCGCGAACAGCATGCCCATGAACTTGGCCAGGGGCTGGTATCGGATCCCATAGCGACAGTAGTACATGGGCCCGCCGGCCATCGTCCCGTCCTCCGCCACTTTCCGGTATTTGACCCCAAGGAACCCCTCGGCGTACTTGGTGGCCATTCCGAAGAGGGCAGAGACCCACATCCAGAACGGCGCGCCGGGGCCCCCGGTGGCGATTGCCGTAGCGACGCCGGCAATGTTCCCATTGCCGACCGTGGCAGCCAGAGCCGTCATGAGCGCCGCGAAAGGTGAGATGTCCCCCTGTCCGCGTCGGGCCTCTTCTTTTCCGGCCGCTCCCCGGAGGACAAAGCGCAGGGCCAGGCCAAGCTTCCGGAACTGAATACCGCGGGTCACGAAGGTGAGGAGCACTCCC is a genomic window of candidate division KSB1 bacterium containing:
- the hutU gene encoding urocanate hydratase, which translates into the protein MAVEAVEAAPTVRAPRGNRLTCKGWHQEAALRMLMNNLDPEVAEKPQELIVYGGTGKAARNWECFQAIVRTLRRLENDETLLVQSGKPVGVFRTHPYAPRVLISNAMLVPAWATPETFRDLEERGLTMYGQMTAGSWIYIGTQGILQGTYETFAAAARRHFGGSLKGKLLVSGGLGGMGGAQPLAATMNEAAFLGIEVDRARIERRVRTGYCDLLCDELDEALQIVLNARTNGKAISVGLVGNTADVLPELVRRGVVPDVLTDQTSAHDELNGYVPHGMPYEAALELRRKDPREYIRRAYHSMAVHVRAMLELKARGAVTFDYGNNLRGQAKKAGVENAFDIPGFVVEYIRPLFCEGKGPFRWVALSGDPEDIYRTDELVLELFPEDQALRRWIRMAQQKVKFQGLPARICWLGYGERARFGLALNELVAKGELKAPVVIGRDHLDTGSVASPNRETEGMKDGSDAIADWPILNALLNTASGASWVSVHHGGGVGIGLSIHAGMVIVADGTDEAARRLERVLTNDPGIGIARHADAGYERAIQVARERGVDIPMLPAEEA
- a CDS encoding sodium:alanine symporter family protein — translated: MGNWLDSLLHWSQTAADFMWGEWMIALLIGTGVLLTFVTRGIQFRKLGLALRFVLRGAAGKEEARRGQGDISPFAALMTALAATVGNGNIAGVATAIATGGPGAPFWMWVSALFGMATKYAEGFLGVKYRKVAEDGTMAGGPMYYCRYGIRYQPLAKFMGMLFAVCGAFTALFGTGNMMQSNSMALAFKSQFGVPTLISALVITFLVGLVIIGGIKRIGAVAERLVPTMILLYLGGAAVIILARFTAIDDAFALIIRSAFSVQAVGGALIGTGVKQAISLGVRRGVLSNEAGLGSAAIAQAAASSPDPTYNGLIAMTGVFIDTIVVNTLTTLAIVLTGVWMLTPAAGVPLLKEGTVLAADQLAHLPAHARELASAIGVDLSYGGLSSTALTATAFNSVIPRFGGWIVALCSFLFGYTTLIGWAYYGEQCVEYFLGVRSTMAYRLVYIALLFFGALVTGKYLNIVWYIGDTANAIMAFPNLVALLLLSGVVAKVTRWHFLEGLGEGGERV